The following is a genomic window from Salarias fasciatus chromosome 10, fSalaFa1.1, whole genome shotgun sequence.
tctgtaaaccaggttaaaaaaaaatccctctgggGCAAGGCTTTGCTCTCTTCCTTATTGGCCGGGCTGCCAGATCCACGCGCCTTTCTGTGGTTTGGTACTTTGTACCTCACAGCACATGTCATCTGCACCGACCCACCCATGTAGTCTTTTGTTGTAAACAAGATCATTTGGCGTCTTCTCTACTTGTGACTCTGAGCCAGGTGAAGACATGTGGATAAGTGacatttaaaactttatttaaatagaGTTGAAGTTGTCACTCACTTTAGATCATCTGTAGAAGACAAGAAAacgttttattttttgcaaatggAGAGAAGCTGAATTCCTCATATTACCACTACAGTCctccgctctaccaactgagctatcGAAGGGAAACATATCATTCTCATGTTCACAAAAATAAGCTAAGAACAAAGTTTAAATACAAGGTTTTTGCCTTTTTAAattaagtaaaataaataatttttatAAGTTAAACAGGAGTGATTTGATTCATACAGACAAATTGTGggttgcaaaaaaaataaaaatgtgagtttaatttttattaaaaatgtaaaaattttCAGATATTCTAacaatgttccttttttttcgtcttcttctttttccctcaCCAATCTCAGCGAGTGTTTTATCTTATCTTTTGCCAGCAGCCTTAACTTGTGTTTTGTTGGCGCCTACTTTTGAACGTTCGAATGTTCTTCCTCCAATCATAGAGCGCCTGCAGCCCGCGCGCGCCGCCGCGCCGACCAATCAGCACCAAGCAGCTTCCTTTAAAAGGAGGCGGCAACTCTTTCTACTCTTCATAGTTTCTACAGTTAAGACTGAGAGCAGCTACTCCGCGCCATGGCCAGAACCAAGCAGACCGCCCGTAAGTCCACCGGAGGAAAGGCTCCCAGGAAGCAGCTGGCCACCAAGGCCGCCCGCAAGAGCGCCCCGGCCACCGGCGGAGTCAAGAAGCCTCACCGCTACCGCCCCGGCACCGTGGCCCTGCGGGAGATCCGCCGCTACCAGAAGTCCACCGAGCTGCTCATCCGCAAGCTGCCCTTCCAGCGCCTCGTGCGCGAGATCGCCCAGGACTTCAAGACCGACCTGCGCTTCCAGAGCTCCGCCGTCATGGCTCTGCAGGAGGCCAGCGAGGCCTACCTGGTGGGCCTCTTCGAGGACACCAACCTCTGCGCCATCCACGCCAAGAGGGTCACCATCATGCCCAAGGACATCCAGCTGGCCCGCCGCATCCGCGGAGAGAGGGCTTAAACACAGCAGCACCACCAACAcacaacggctcttttaagagccacACACACCCGCTGACGAGCAAAACTCCTTGTCACCTTATAATGTGTCTAGAGAGCGTGCGGAATGATAATGTGCTTTGATTTACACACACCCGAAGAGAGAGGCAGTATTGGCAACTGTTTGCAAATTAATGGACGTTCATCAGTTTGCGCTCGGCAGGTGTCCACGACACTCGGTCCAGATATAATGTACTTGTTCCGTTCACTTCTCTGACTTCCAGGCTGTTGCTTTGTTGAACGCGTTCTCTATTCTCTCTACCCAgctcttcctgctctctgcagcgCTCACAATTTATATTCAGAGGAGCTGCACGCTGATTGGTGGAACGCTCCCTGAACACTGTCGACCAATCAGGTGACAGCTGGCCTCTGCCAGCACTGCCTGTGATATGGTTTTTCAAGCATACATATTACAGCAAACCAGTTGCATCCACAACACAGAGTATTGAAGAAtaataaatcaacatttattaAATCCAGATGCAATTAAAGCAGCTTGTTAGTAATAATTCTTTCCTCTTCATGAAGTGGAGCAGCCTCTGGCCTCTGGCCTCTGACATTTGACTTTGAGTTTTTGCTGTAAattcagctgaaacacacacaggagattAAATAATTATTTCTTTATCCTGATGACGGAGGTCAGCAGCAGTGCTGAAAAGCCAGaggcagcagggagcagcagcacagcgctGTGGACAACGCCGCCAGACGAGAGCCCATGCCACTGACtccaccgctggcagcttcttGCTGAGGATGAACCACAAACACTGAGGAGAAACAACACGATCGTTGTTGATTAAACCAAACTTCTTGACCCAAAACTGAAAAGTATGGCGGTAATCTGAGAATGTCTTTGGCTGCTTTCAGTGTACCTGTGTGTTTGGATGGGTAGGGGGCCACGGGAGACCCGGGGGGCCCCACCTGGTATCCAGGCTGAGTCACCATGGGCCCGAGAGGCGGCATCGAACCAGCGACTCCTCCAGAGCCCTGGTAGTATGAGAGATCTCCTCCACCCGAGAAAGACTGAGGGAAggtctgtggaggaggaagaggtcgCCATGGTAACGCTGAAGCTTTCAGTGAACGTGCAGTGAATTCCATTTCAGACTTTTAAACATGCACATGAATTAAAAAACCTGTAAATGCATGATGGACAGGTGtagtattgtatttttttctaaagttaatTTCCATTTAGTTGATTatcaattttaaatgttttctgttgttttacttttaaaatatagaaaatatattacaaattacctttttaaaaaaaatcaactgaatTTAATTGCACTTCGCAAAAtcaatgttcatgtttttgcacaaaaaaggtTTTAATTTGCTTTCAAGTTTGTTACATTTTCAAACAAGTTTAGAAAACTTTAGGGTTATCTTTTCgctgaagtgtttttctttgattgacatagaaaaaaacattttaggaCATTGTGAGctcctcaaataaaaaaataaaaaatctgccATATTTTTCAGGCCATAAGTCccaatgaataataataatgtaacgtCCAGCAGTCCAGTTGAAGGGAAGAAGAGTTAGCTGTCCTTATGCTGGTTTATTAAGCTTCAGA
Proteins encoded in this region:
- the LOC115395351 gene encoding histone H3; this translates as MARTKQTARKSTGGKAPRKQLATKAARKSAPATGGVKKPHRYRPGTVALREIRRYQKSTELLIRKLPFQRLVREIAQDFKTDLRFQSSAVMALQEASEAYLVGLFEDTNLCAIHAKRVTIMPKDIQLARRIRGERA
- the LOC115395349 gene encoding uncharacterized protein LOC115395349 yields the protein MSSDPPPLHLYPPPPPYRPLGPDGPSAPVFSSGLMSAPGTFPGSPYQTFPQSFSGGGDLSYYQGSGGVAGSMPPLGPMVTQPGYQVGPPGSPVAPYPSKHTVFVVHPQQEAASGGVSGMGSRLAALSTALCCCSLLPLAFQHCC